A single region of the bacterium genome encodes:
- a CDS encoding GIY-YIG nuclease family protein, with protein sequence MKLQMKVYNFDMSWYLYIAQAKKTGNYYVGISTDVKKRIAVHNKGKGSVMARTQGPFELVYKSKRLPNQSVARKLEIKTKALTKKQKIKLVEGSTQLPKR encoded by the coding sequence ATGAAATTGCAAATGAAAGTGTATAATTTTGATATGTCCTGGTATCTCTACATCGCGCAAGCAAAAAAGACGGGCAATTATTATGTTGGAATTTCCACGGATGTAAAAAAACGGATTGCGGTTCACAATAAGGGTAAGGGAAGTGTGATGGCTAGAACCCAGGGGCCGTTTGAGTTGGTGTATAAATCAAAAAGATTGCCAAATCAGTCGGTGGCACGGAAGTTGGAGATCAAAACTAAGGCACTGACGAAAAAACAAAAGATTAAATTAGTAGAAGGGAGTACGCAATTACCAAAACGTTAG